The following proteins come from a genomic window of Aspergillus oryzae RIB40 DNA, chromosome 4:
- a CDS encoding uncharacterized protein (predicted protein), producing MESMNDSFNVQIQTVPPGIEPPHSRKSHPKMAPGPSVPLEIKYANASDLGALVSIEIRSFPSSNYMRSTYKGCDPLAVHTFKTVCSLEYFAKSDCHILAGVDSETGETIAYSRWNIPAIYGVERAVDTSLSIDAQAQMQNAWAYAPKLNKGTYMFYEESIKRSRNRHLKQTDIVLELLCLT from the exons ATGGAATCGATGAATGACTCATTCAATGTACAAATCCAAACTGTTCCCCCCGGGATTGAGCCTCCACACTCACGGAAGTCGCACCCGAAAATGGCGCCAGGTCCATCTGTGCCCTTGGAAATCAAGTATGCCAATGCATCCGACCTGGGTGCACTCGTGAGCATTGAAATCCGCTCTTTCCCTTCGTCCAATTATATGCGCAGCACATACAAAGGATGTGATCCACTGGCAGTCCACACATTCAAAACAGTCTGTTCCTTGGAGTACTTCGCAAAGTCCGACTGCCATATTCTAGCGGGTGTCGACTCTGAAACCGGTGAAACCATCGCATACAGTCGCTGGAATATCCCAGCTATTTATGGGGTTGAAAGAGCCGTCGACACGAGTCTGAGCATCGATGCACAGGCGCAAATGCAGAATGCGTGGGCGTATGCCCCGAAGTTGAACAAGGGTACCTATATGTTCTACGAGGAGTCGATAAAGCGGAGTAGGAATAGACATCTTAAGCAAACCGATATTG TCCTGGAACTACTGTGTCTTACCTGA
- a CDS encoding uncharacterized protein (predicted protein), giving the protein MGVSVGSSEENCDENSNSNENSNSNSNSNSNENSNTNTWGSSTDSGSMPPGGMPPIGGMPPSGGTPPGGMPPSGGTPPTGGMPPTGGTPPSSGTDTCEDCEGGTPPSGGTPPSGGTPPTSGTPPTGDVPTGDTPSGTPPTSGTETGEETGTETGGSPPSGSTPPTSGTPPTSGTPPSGGTPSGTPPTGDVPTGDTPSGTPPTSGTETGEETGTETGGSPPSGSTPPTSGTPPSGGSPPTSGTETGEETGTETGGSPPSGGSPPTSGTPPTGDVPTGSGTPPSSGTETGITTGEETGTSTGGSPPTGGMPPSGGTPPNSGTECEACQGGNNSGNSSGSSSSSSSSSSSSSSSSSSSGSSGNHASANASGPNDCAECEVSASVSPEDCEE; this is encoded by the coding sequence ATGGGTGTCAGCGTTGGCAGCAGTGAGGAAAATTGTGACGAGAACTCGAACAGCAACGAGAATTCCAACAGCAACTCGAACTCGAACAGCAATGAGAACTCGAACACCAATACCTGGGGCAGCAGCACTGACAGCGGTAGCATGCCCCCTGGTGGTATGCCTCCTATTGGCGGTATGCCTCCTTCTGGTGGTACTCCTCCTGGTGGTATGCCTCCTTCTGGTGGTACTCCTCCCACCGGTGGCATGCCTCCCACTGGCGGCACTCCCCCCAGCTCGGGTACCGATACCTGCGAAGACTGCGAGGGAGGTACTCCTCCCTCTGGCGGTACTCCCCCCTCAGGAGGCACCCCGCCTACCAGCGGCACTCCTCCTACTGGTGACGTTCCGACTGGGGACACCCCCAGCGGCACCCCTCCCACCTCCGGCACTGAAACTGGCGAGGAGACTGGCACCGAGACTGGtggatctcctccatctggcAGCACTCCTCCTACTAGTGGCACTCCCCCCACCAGCGGCACTCCTCCTTCTGGCGGCACTCCTAGTGGTACCCCCCCTACTGGCGATGTCCCCACTGGCGACACCCCCAGCGGCACCCCTCCCACCTCCGGCACTGAAACTGGCGAGGAGACTGGCACTGAGACTGgcggatctcctccatctggcAGCACTCCCCCCACCTCCGGCACTCCTCCTTCTGGCGGTAGCCCTCCCACCTCCGGCACTGAAACTGGTGAGGAGACTGGCACTGAGACTGGTGGCTCCCCTCCCTCTGGTGGCTCCCCTCCTACTAGCGGCACTCCCCCTACCGGCGACGTCCCTACTGGCAGCGGTACTCCCCCCAGCTCTGGCACTGAAACCGGCATCACCACTGGCGAAGAGACTGGTACTTCTACTGGTGGCTCCCCTCCTACTGGCGGCATGCCTCCATCCGGCGGTACTCCCCCTAACTCCGGCACCGAGTGCGAAGCCTGCCAGGGCGGCAACAACTCCGGCAACTCCTCCggctcctcttcgtcctcttcctcatcatccagtagcagcagctcctccagctcctccagcggCTCCAGCGGCAACCACGCCTCAGCCAACGCTTCCGGCCCCAACGACTGCGCCGAGTGCGAAGTCTCCGCATCTGTCTCTCCTGAAGACTGCGAGGAGTAA
- a CDS encoding arylsulfatase (arylsulfatase A and related enzymes), which yields MGSAPRPNFLIIVADDLGYSDTKPFGSEIETPALDFLARTGTCLTNFHTASACSPTRSMLFSGTDNHIAGLGQMAEYMRNAKQYQGKPGYEGYLNWRVAALSEVLQDAGYFTTMSGKWHLGLKKEIAPCSRGFEKNFSYLAGCGNHFNYEPQLEHPGDGFLAPLKSSAFWMEGDRFLDRTTDIPSDFYSTTTFTDQLLQYLTSREKDDDRPFFAYLPFTAPHWPLQAPRELINKYKDLYNEGPEVLRQKRLERLIQLGRVPKDVNAAPITLESDDWAWDKLSDEERAGSARKMEVFAAMVDLIDQNIQRVIDHLQSTDELDNTFILFMSDNGAEGAMLEALPVMGPSGNMKTIIDKYYDNSLENIGNPDSFVWHGPAWASAAMAPSRGFKTWITEGGIRCPCVVRYPPLGVSNGQTDSFATVMDVFPTVLELAGVSLPGEQFRGREVVPVRGSSWVPHLAGRTAEFHEDEEGYITGWELFGRRAIRQGSWKALYMTAPLGKDRWELYNLDEDPGEVVDRADSEPEILQRLIEHWEVYYAETGMVDPAQELPHTKT from the exons ATGGGCTCAGCTCCCCGCCCTAATTTCCTCATCATTGTGGCCGATGATCTCGGATACAGTGACACCAAGCCATTTGGATCGGAGATTGAAACTCCAGCACTGGATTTTCTGGCACGGACAGGAACATGCCTGACCAATTTTCACACCGCGTCAGCCTGTTCACCTACTCGCTCTATGCTGTTCTCCGGCACCGACAATCACATTGCCGGGCTGGGCCAGATGGCTGAATATATGAGAAATGCTAAACAGTACCAAGGCAAGCCAGGGTATGAGGGATACCTCAATTGGAGAGTAGCCGCCTTGTCCGAAGTGCTGCAGGATGCTGGTTATTTTACGACCATGTCGGGGAAATG GCATTTAggactgaagaaagagatcgcTCCCTGTTCTCGCGGGTTTGAGAAGAACTTCTCGTACCTCGCTGGATGTGGAAACCACTTTAACTACGAGCCTCAACTGGAACATCCTGGAGATGGCTTCCTGGCGCCATTGAAATCATCCGCGTTCTGGATGGAAGGGGACAGATTCCTGGACCGAACCACCGATATCCCTTCGGACTTCTACTCGACTACAACTTTCACAGACCAATTGCTCCAATACTTGACTTCCAGGGAGAAAGATGACGACCGGCCATTCTTCGCATACTTGCCCTTCACAGCACCCCACTGGCCTCTCCAAGCCCCGCGTGAGCTAATCAACAAGTACAAAGACCTCTACAACGAAGGCCCCGAAGTCCTCCGCCAAAAGCGTCTCGAACGCCTCATCCAACTAGGCCGCGTGCCCAAAGACGTCAATGCGGCGCCCATAACCCTCGAAAGCGACGACTGGGCCTGGGACAAACTGAGCGACGAGGAACGCGCCGGGTCAGCCCGCAAAATGGAGGTCTTCGCCGCTATGGTCGATCTAATCGACCAGAATATTCAAAGAGTCATCGACCACCTCCAATCAACCGACGAACTAGATAACACCTTCATCCTGTTCATGTCCGACAACGGCGCCGAGGGCGCAATGCTCGAAGCCCTACCCGTCATGGGACCCTCGGGCAACATGAAGACCATCATCGACAAGTATTACGACAACTCACTCGAGAATATAGGCAACCCAGACTCATTCGTCTGGCACGGTCCCGCGTGGGCTAGTGCCGCTATGGCTCCTTCGCGCGGATTCAAAACCTGGATCACGGAGGGTGGCATCCGGTGTCCGTGTGTGGTGCGATATCCGCCGCTGGGAGTTAGCAATGGGCAGACCGACTCGTTTGCAACGGTCATGGATGTTTTCCCGACGGTTTTGGAGTTAGCGGGTGTGTCTCTTCCCGGGGAACAGTTTAGGGGGAGAGAGGTTGTTCCCGTGCGTGGTTCGTCGTGGGTGCCGCATCTTGCGGGCCGGACGGCGGAGTTtcatgaagacgaggagggcTATATTACGGGATGGGAGTTGTTTGGGAGACGAGCTATTCGGCAGGGTTCGTGGAAAGCGCTCTATATGACTGCGCCGTTGGGGAAGGATCGGTGGGAGTTGTATAACCTGGATGAGGATCCCGGGGAGGTGGTTGATCGGGCGGACTCGGAGCCAGAGATTTTACAGAGGTTGATTGAGCATTGGGAGGTGTACTATGCTGAGACAGGGATGGTTGATCCGGCGCAGGAGCTTCCGCATACGAAGACATGA
- a CDS encoding anaphase promoting complex subunit CDC16 (anaphase-promoting complex (APC), Cdc16 subunit), with protein MEKFLRSWRQDALNRGQHDAAVYIGDKVLALTSRDSDAFWLAQVHFSNNNFTRALALLSRKDLIPRSTACRYLAAHCYIKQNQFEQALSILGDHNPTHLIRSNNNSNSRRKLQHLNSQSHVTLRNGKTTASRIDRGEEREREDASNIRFEAAMCYLRGLCFAKQNAFDRARDCYKDAVRIDVQCFEAFDQLMKNSLMSPAEELEFLESLDFDSISSPDPSVSQEAAHFTKMLYTTRLSKYSSPAILSDATETLSTHYNLSENPDILLSRAEALYTQCRFAEALELTSSILSTSQSSTALTATTASIPAQNHLGHAPAVYPLHLACLYETGATNALFLLSHTLADHAPEESYTYLAIGVYYLSVSKVAEARRFFSKASLLDPHSAPAWIGFAHTFAAEGEHDQAIAAYSTAARLFQGSHLPQLFLGMQHLALNNMSLAHEYLSAAYAMSTGATSGSVPALPPTPSTGASSLGGDPLVLNELGVVLYHQNHLEPAVKLFRQALSLAASLNCEPGAWVATRANLGHALRRIGRFTEALVEFDECLRIGAAGASFGYTPFLGGSGGNASGAASSGVGGYEDRGLIGSLHTARGLVLLELSRTVEAVTALHEAVRVLGASGGGDAAAGAGVAGTLLSRALEIWALEGNEAEPMLSEEVSRAGSGSRSSNRSSRDKGKGKVARRRAIPEEPYSEEWTDEVAQVDSHNLRGGSETLEDKVEMELDDEADGLLRQAMSRVRGGRSRRRPMLSPEVEASDTPEPAAGRRRGSRTLRTNARQ; from the exons ATGGAGAAATTCCTTCGCTCCTGGCGGCAGGATGCGTTGAACCGTGGCCAGCATGATGCGGCAGTCTACATCGGTGACAAAGTGCTCGCGTTAACTAGTCG CGACTCGGATGCCTTTTGGTTGGCTCAAGTACATTTCTCGAATAACAACTTCACCCGAGCTTTGGCTCTCCTATCACGGAAGGATTTGATCCCCAGAAGTACCGCCTGTCGCTACTTGGCCGCGCATTGTTATATAAAGCAAAACCAGTTTGAACAAGCTCTATCAATACTCGGCGACCACAACCCGACTCATCTGATCCGCAGCAACAATAATAGTAACAGCCGTCGCAAGCTGCAGCATCTAAATAGCCAAAGCCATGTCACTTTACGCAACGGAAAAACCACCGCTTCGCGGATCGATCGCGGCGAAGAGCGAGAGCGGGAGGATGCAAGTAACATTCGTTTTGAGGCCGCAATGTGCTATTTGAGAGGGCTTTGCTTTGCCAAACAGAATGCGTTTGATCGCGCTCGTGATTGCTACAAGGATGCTGTGCGCATTGATGTCCAATGCTTCGAGGCGTTCGATCAATTGATGAAGAACTCGCTAATGTCACCTGCGGAGGAGCTCGAATTTTTGGAATCACTTGACTTTGACTCTATCTCGAGTCCGGACCCATCTGTGTCTCAGGAAGCCGCTCATTTCACGAAGATGCTCTATACCACCCGACTATCAAAATACTCGTCCCCTGCAATTCTTTCCGACGCAACCGAAACACTGTCCACGCACTACAACCTCTCCGAGAATCCGGATATACTGCTTTCACGCGCAGAGGCCCTGTATACCCAATGCCGCTTCGCAGAAGCGCTAGAGCTGACTTCGTCGATTTTGTCGACCTCCCAGTCGTCCACGGCGCTAACAGCGACGACAGCCTCCATTCCAGCCCAGAACCATCTGGGTCATGCGCCTGCCGTGTATCCCTTACATCTGGCATGCTTATATGAAACTGGCGCCACCAATGCGCtattccttctctctcacacGTTGGCGGATCATGCTCCAGAAGAGTCTTATACCTACCTAGCCATTGGTGTCTACTATCTATCTGTTTCTAAAGTAGCGGAAGCCCGACGATTTTTCTCGAAGGCATCTCTGCTAGATCCTCATTCAGCGCCAGCATGGATTGGCTTTGCTCACACCTTCGCTGCTGAAGGAGAGCATGATCAAGCTATCGCGGCTTATAGTACGGCGGCCCGACTCTTCCAGGGAAGTCATTTGCCGCAACTGTTTCTCGGCATGCAGCATTTAGCCTTGAATAACATGTCGCTCGCCCACGAATACTTGTCCGCAGCCTATGCAATGTCGACGGGCGCAACGTCTGGCTCGGTTCCCGCTCTCCCTCCTACCCCATCCACTGGAGCGTCCTCCCTGGGCGGCGATCCGTTGGTACTCAATGAGTTGGGTGTTGTACTCTACCATCAAAATCATCTTGAACCAGCCGTAAAATTATTCCGCCAAGCTCTCAGCCTGGCCGCCTCTCTCAACTGTGAACCAGGAGCATGGGTAGCCACACGGGCGAACTTGGGCCATGCTCTGCGTCGCATTGGACGCTTTACAGAGGCACTAGTTGAGTTTGATGAATGTCTTCGTATCGGTGCTGCAGGTGCTAGCTTCGGGTATACCCCATTCTtaggaggaagtggaggcAATGCTTCTGGTGCGGCGTCGTCCGGTGTTGGAGGCTACGAGGACCGCGGCTTGATTGGCTCACTCCATACAGCTCGTGGCCTTGTTCTACTCGAACTAAGCCGGACGGTGGAGGCTGTCACCGCTCTCCACGAAGCGGTTCGTGTCTTGGGGGCTAGTGGAGGTGGAgacgctgctgctggtgCCGGTGTTGCGGGAACACTACTCTCTCGAGCCCTGGAGATCTGGGCCCTGGAGGGTAACGAGGCTGAGCCGATGCTGTCCGAAGAAGTCTCACGAGCAGGAAGCGGCAGCCGAAGTTCTAACCGGTCGTCGCGTGACAAAGGAAAGGGCAAAGTTGCCAGGCGACGCGCTATTCCAGAAGAGCCGTATTCTGAAGAGTGGACGGATGAGGTTGCACAGGTCGATTCTCACAACTTGAGAGGCGGCTCTGAGACACTGGAGGACAAGGTGGAGATGGAATTGGACGATGAGGCCGATGGACTTCTGCGCCAAGCGATGAGCCGCGTCCGAGGTGGTCGAAGCAGACGACGACCTATGTTAAGTCCCGAGGTGGAGGCTAGTGATACGCCTGAACCTGCTGCGGGTCGTCGGCGAGGGTCGAGAACGTTGAGAACTAACGCTAGACAATGA
- a CDS encoding Saf4/Yju2 family protein (uncharacterized conserved protein) has product MSERKVLSKYYPPDFDPSAITRTKNKQTGPKVITVRLMAPFSMKCTQCGEFIYKGRKFNARKETTEEKYFSIPIYRFYIRCTRCSGEITFKTDPKNMDYTAEKGAKRNFEPWRDPKNETYNETEEQLLDRLEKEENEEHERAERDKMAELEEKMLDSKREMAIADALDEIRTRNARIERNEALGDETALAHVREEVDEDKLKAEREIEEAARRAFTTETGEKVKRLVEEDFSNGATPDPKPSDAPPSFARVKKAKKPLPNSLGIKKKAKPSLV; this is encoded by the exons ATGTCTGAGAGAAAGGTCCTTTCGAAG TACTACCCACCAGACTTCGATCCGAGCGCAATCACCCGTACGAAAAACAAACAGACAGGCCCCAAGGTGATCACGGTTCGACTTATGGCCCCGTTTTCG ATGAAATGCACTCAATGTGGAGAATTCATTTATAAGGGTAGAAAATTCAACGCGCGCAAAGAAACGACAGAAGAGAAATATTTCTCTATCCCCATTTATCGCTTCTATATTCGGTGCACGAGATGTAGTGGCGAGATTACATTCAAGACGGACCCGAAGAACATGGATTACACGGCGGAGAAGGGCGCGAAGCGGAATTTCGAGCCATGGCGGGATCCGAAGAACGAGACGTATAACGAGACAGAGGAGCAGTTGCTGGATCGGctagagaaggaggagaacgAGGAGCACGAGCGCGCGGAGAGGGATAAGATGgctgagctggaggagaagatgttggacTCGAAGAGGGAGATGGCGATTGCGGATGCGCTGGATGAGATTCGGACGAGGAATGCTAGGATAGAGAGGAATGAGGCGCTGGGAGATGAGACGGCGCTTGCGCATGTACGGGAGGAAGTCGACGAAGATAAGTTGAAGGCTGAGAgggagatcgaggaggctGCGCGTAGGGCATTCACCACGGAAACCggggagaaggtgaagaggcTTGTTGAGGAGGATTTTTCAAATGGCGCTACGCCAGACCCCAAGCCGAGCGACGCGCCACCTTCATTCGCACGGGtcaagaaagcgaagaagccATTGCCGAATAGTTTGGGCATtaagaagaaggcaaagccATCGCTGGTGTAA